In one Stigmatella erecta genomic region, the following are encoded:
- a CDS encoding transposase, translating into MEKELEQFRQEVERLNAGRKKGALPYPEALRAFAVRYVEHTVGTGGTMSQAAKSLGVSEPTLYTWKKGERAAHRRAKGPGPKQELVPVVVSKSAG; encoded by the coding sequence ATGGAGAAGGAGTTGGAGCAGTTCCGGCAGGAAGTAGAGCGATTGAATGCCGGGAGAAAGAAAGGAGCATTGCCCTACCCCGAGGCGCTGCGAGCCTTCGCAGTGCGCTACGTGGAGCATACGGTGGGGACAGGAGGGACGATGAGCCAGGCGGCCAAGAGCCTGGGGGTGTCGGAGCCAACGTTGTATACCTGGAAGAAGGGGGAGCGCGCAGCGCATCGACGAGCCAAGGGGCCCGGGCCCAAGCAAGAGCTTGTGCCGGTGGTAGTGAGCAAGAGCGCTGGC
- a CDS encoding transposase, giving the protein MPQRRTGRPIVLVLDNGVPFNSRSSQAALEAASPHVRPFRLPKYASETLNWIEGFWGHLKQTYFSRMLSDEREAFYPDAVRIFQRLRHPERIKLLALRTP; this is encoded by the coding sequence ATGCCTCAGCGGCGCACGGGGCGCCCCATCGTGCTCGTGCTCGACAACGGCGTGCCCTTCAACTCTCGCTCGTCTCAGGCCGCCCTCGAAGCAGCCAGTCCCCACGTACGCCCCTTCCGGTTACCGAAGTACGCCTCCGAGACGCTGAACTGGATTGAGGGCTTCTGGGGGCACCTGAAGCAGACCTACTTCAGCAGGATGCTGTCCGACGAGCGCGAAGCGTTCTATCCCGACGCGGTCAGAATCTTCCAGCGGTTGCGTCACCCGGAGCGCATCAAGCTGCTCGCACTCCGCACCCCCTGA